A window of Kribbella amoyensis contains these coding sequences:
- a CDS encoding ABC transporter substrate-binding protein, whose amino-acid sequence MRARRTVALALTGLLAAVTLAACSNGDTNNSTANTGGTSTVLNVGMPNGPQTENHNPFLGSSSGASLGYRWMIYEPLVMLNGIKPKEPGKPWLATEWKWADNFTKLSFTIRDGVKWSDGKPMTAEDVAYSFQLRKDNEGLNQDAIPYGTITQTGDKVDLTFTRSQFVNQAKLLTVFVVPKHQWSTFKDPSQDVVKEPIGTGPYQLKSFTPQTTTLELRDAYWQELPKVKELRYTSYNDNNAQTTALANGAAEWSFVFIPNYKAVYVDKNPDHHKLWFPANLGIHGLWINTTKKPFDNPALRRAMDKVINRDDIFLQGEAGYFYPKVESITGIPTPAGESFIAPEFKDKVHAVDVEGAKAELAAAGFKLEGDTLKDPSGKPVTLTLTNPAGWSDYVTDLEIIKDNLTQIGIKATVDKANQDAWFKAVDEGNFDATMHWTNGGATPYDIYQNIMDGKILKPVGKGGVSGNYGRFDSPEATKALDEYANAKDDAARTTALNTLQKIMVEQMPIIPTSASNVGGMYSTKNWVGWPDEQNQYAPAQPTQQNALQIVLNLKPAGA is encoded by the coding sequence ATGCGAGCTCGACGCACCGTCGCGCTGGCCCTCACGGGCCTGCTCGCGGCAGTCACCTTGGCTGCCTGTAGCAACGGGGACACCAACAACTCGACCGCCAACACCGGTGGCACCTCGACGGTGCTGAACGTCGGGATGCCGAACGGTCCCCAGACCGAGAACCACAACCCGTTCCTCGGGTCGTCGTCCGGTGCGTCGCTCGGCTATCGGTGGATGATCTACGAACCGCTGGTGATGCTGAACGGCATCAAGCCGAAGGAGCCCGGCAAGCCCTGGCTGGCCACCGAGTGGAAGTGGGCCGACAACTTCACCAAGCTGTCGTTCACGATCCGGGACGGGGTCAAGTGGTCGGACGGCAAGCCGATGACCGCCGAGGACGTCGCCTACTCGTTCCAGCTGCGCAAGGACAACGAGGGGCTGAACCAGGACGCGATCCCGTACGGCACCATCACCCAGACCGGCGACAAGGTCGACCTGACCTTCACCCGGTCCCAGTTCGTCAACCAGGCCAAGCTGCTCACCGTCTTCGTCGTGCCGAAGCACCAGTGGTCGACGTTCAAGGACCCGAGCCAGGACGTGGTCAAGGAGCCGATCGGCACCGGCCCGTACCAGCTGAAGTCGTTCACGCCGCAGACCACGACGCTGGAGCTGCGGGACGCGTACTGGCAGGAGCTGCCGAAGGTCAAGGAGCTGCGGTACACGTCGTACAACGACAACAACGCGCAGACCACCGCGCTGGCCAACGGCGCCGCCGAGTGGAGCTTCGTCTTCATCCCGAACTACAAGGCCGTCTACGTCGACAAGAACCCGGACCACCACAAGCTGTGGTTCCCGGCAAACCTGGGCATCCACGGGCTGTGGATCAACACCACGAAGAAGCCGTTCGACAACCCGGCCCTGCGGCGCGCGATGGACAAGGTGATCAACCGCGACGACATCTTCCTGCAGGGTGAGGCGGGCTACTTCTACCCGAAGGTCGAGTCGATCACCGGGATCCCGACCCCGGCGGGTGAGTCCTTCATCGCACCCGAGTTCAAGGACAAGGTGCACGCGGTGGATGTCGAGGGCGCGAAGGCCGAACTGGCCGCGGCCGGTTTCAAGCTCGAGGGTGACACGCTGAAGGACCCGAGCGGCAAGCCGGTCACGCTGACCCTGACGAACCCGGCCGGCTGGTCGGACTACGTCACCGACCTGGAGATCATCAAGGACAACCTGACCCAGATCGGGATCAAGGCGACCGTCGACAAGGCGAACCAGGACGCCTGGTTCAAGGCCGTTGACGAGGGCAACTTCGACGCCACCATGCACTGGACCAACGGCGGCGCGACGCCGTACGACATCTACCAGAACATCATGGACGGCAAGATCCTCAAGCCGGTCGGCAAGGGCGGGGTGAGCGGCAACTACGGCCGGTTCGACAGCCCGGAGGCGACCAAGGCGCTGGACGAGTACGCCAACGCCAAGGACGACGCGGCCCGCACCACCGCGCTGAACACGCTGCAGAAGATCATGGTCGAGCAGATGCCGATCATCCCGACCTCGGCGTCCAACGTCGGCGGCATGTACAGCACCAAGAACTGGGTCGGCTGGCCGGACGAGCAGAACCAGTAC
- a CDS encoding LacI family DNA-binding transcriptional regulator, whose product MSITIADVAARAGVSKTTVSRVLNGKGELDLRTAERVRQVIAELGYVPSARAVGLARGRTRIVGMLVPSLTWPWMGEVLQGAVDVVESEGYGLLLFTCNRGEESMQQFASQVSAQSFDGLLVIEPEGTLSYIEQLHARGLPVVLIDDRAKQPLFPSVATTNRAGGASAAQHLLELGRRKPLVITGVDWFGCTQERLAGFRDTYAAAGYELDPRLVLEGDFTHESGRRGVQQALDAGLEFDAIFAHNDLSAGGAIQAVREAGRTVPDDVSVVGFDDIPYAQHTEPPLTTVHQPMRRMGQAAARMLMSYFGGEPLPEEPEVLPTTLIVRSSTAPTRPSTPDRPTVPAGAGH is encoded by the coding sequence GTGTCGATCACGATCGCCGATGTCGCCGCGCGTGCCGGAGTCAGCAAGACGACGGTCTCGCGGGTACTGAACGGCAAGGGCGAGCTCGATCTGCGCACCGCCGAGCGGGTCCGCCAGGTGATCGCCGAGCTCGGGTACGTCCCGAGCGCCCGGGCCGTCGGCCTGGCCCGCGGCCGGACCCGGATCGTCGGCATGCTGGTCCCCTCGCTCACCTGGCCCTGGATGGGCGAGGTGCTGCAGGGCGCCGTGGACGTGGTCGAGTCCGAGGGGTACGGGCTGTTGCTGTTCACCTGCAACCGGGGTGAGGAGTCGATGCAACAGTTCGCCTCGCAGGTCTCGGCGCAGTCGTTCGACGGCCTGCTGGTGATCGAACCCGAGGGCACGCTGTCCTACATCGAGCAGCTGCACGCCCGTGGTCTGCCGGTCGTCCTGATCGACGACCGGGCCAAGCAGCCGCTGTTCCCGTCCGTCGCCACCACCAACCGGGCCGGCGGCGCGTCCGCGGCCCAGCACCTGCTCGAACTGGGCCGCCGCAAGCCGCTGGTGATCACCGGCGTGGACTGGTTCGGCTGTACCCAGGAACGCCTCGCCGGTTTCCGCGACACCTACGCGGCCGCCGGGTACGAGCTGGACCCACGGCTCGTCCTCGAGGGCGACTTCACCCACGAGAGCGGACGCCGCGGCGTCCAGCAGGCGCTCGACGCCGGCCTGGAGTTCGACGCGATCTTCGCGCACAACGACCTGTCCGCGGGCGGCGCCATCCAGGCCGTCCGGGAGGCCGGGCGGACCGTGCCGGACGACGTGTCGGTGGTCGGCTTCGACGACATCCCGTACGCCCAGCACACCGAACCACCGTTGACCACGGTGCATCAGCCGATGCGCCGGATGGGCCAGGCGGCGGCCCGGATGCTGATGAGCTACTTCGGCGGCGAGCCGCTGCCGGAGGAGCCCGAGGTGCTGCCCACGACGCTGATCGTCCGCAGCTCGACCGCCCCCACCCGCCCCTCCACCCCCGACCGTCCCACCGTCCCGGCCGGCGCCGGGCACTGA